Proteins from a genomic interval of Schistocerca piceifrons isolate TAMUIC-IGC-003096 chromosome 3, iqSchPice1.1, whole genome shotgun sequence:
- the LOC124789073 gene encoding prolactin-releasing peptide receptor-like has protein sequence MTEGYGAIEVPVAANTSWTTNSSESPAFLEYDIGNDIIYNDAVQALFCVVYTTIFVLGLAGNALVVAVVARNRAMHTVTNVFIGNLALSDVLLCALCVPFTPLYTFLGSWVFGGALCRAVVLAQGTSVYTSTLTLTSIAVDRFFVIVHPFRPRMRLSTCAWSLAGIWLFSALATLPYGLYTVLRAEHGYYYCEESWPSERARLAYGAVTAAAQFALPFAVSAFCYVRVSLRLGRRARHKPGCRSARRDDADRERKRRTNRMLVAMVAIFGLSWMPLTVLNLANDVFTSFGTWRYFNLCFFLVHALAMSSTCYNPFLYAWMNDNFRKEFRRVLPCFGLDTGGGNARGAPRISCAPSGRTQDSLLPTTSTTQPLAASACLTRLPSPAEVKEDNATRCASYSVPAEEVHLQVKDELKFEQDGRHLLTGVLSDTL, from the coding sequence ATGACAGAAGGTTATGGAGCCATTGAGGTACCTGTGGCGGCTAATACGTCATGGACCACGAACAGCTCTGAAAGTCCCGCTTTCCTGGAGTACGACATCGGCAACGACATCATCTACAACGACGCCGTGCAGGCGCTGTTCTGCGTGGTGTACACGACCATCTTCGTGCTGGGCCTGGCGGGCAACGCGCTGGTCGTGGCGGTGGTGGCGCGCAATCGCGCAATGCACACCGTGACGAACGTGTTCATCGGCAACCTGGCGCTGTCGGACGTGCTGCTGTGCGCGCTGTGCGTGCCCTTCACGCCGCTCTACACCTTCCTGGGCAGCTGGGTGTTCGGCGGCGCGCTGTGCCGCGCCGTCGTGCTCGCGCAGGGCACCAGCGTCTACACGTCGACGCTGACGCTGACGAGCATCGCGGTCGACCGCTTCTTCGTGATCGTGCACCCGTTCCGGCCGCGCATGCGCCTCTCGACGTGCGCCTGGTCGCTGGCCGGCATCTGGCTGTTCTCGGCGCTGGCCACGCTGCCCTACGGCCTGTACACGGTGCTGCGCGCCGAGCACGGCTACTACTACTGCGAGGAGAGCTGGCCGTCGGAGAGGGCGCGCCTCGCCTACGGCGCCGTCACCGCCGCCGCCCAGTTCGCGCTGCCCTTCGCCGTCTCCGCCTTCTGCTACGTGCGCGTCTCGCTGCGCCTGGGCCGGCGCGCGCGCCACAAACCCGGCTGCCGCTCGGCGCGCAGAGACGACGCCGACCGCGAGCGCAAGCGCCGCACCAACCGCATGCTCGTCGCCATGGTCGCCATCTTCGGCCTCTCGTGGATGCCGCTCACGGTGCTCAACCTCGCCAACGACGTCTTCACCTCGTTCGGCACCTGGCGCTACTTCAACCTCTGCTTCTTCCTGGTGCACGCGCTCGCCATGAGCTCCACCTGCTACAACCCGTTCCTGTACGCCTGGATGAACGACAACTTCCGCAAGGAGTTCCGGCGCGTGCTGCCCTGCTTCGGACTCGACACGGGCGGCGGCAACGCTCGCGGCGCACCGAGGATCTCCTGCGCCCCTAGTGGCAGGACGCAGGACTCGCTGCTGCCGACGACGTCAACTACGCAGCCCCTAGCTGCATCTGCGTGCCTCACACGTCTTCCATCTCCTGCCGAGGTAAAAGAAGACAACGCCACACGATGCGCCTCCTACTCCGTACCTGCCGAAGAGGTTCACCTGCAGGTGAAGGACGAGTTGAAATTCGAACAAGACGGCCGCCATCTGCTCACCGGCGTCCTCAGCGATACCTTGTAG